CGTCACCAGTACCCGCGCATCGAAATCCTTGCGCAGCATCAGCAGTGACGGCAGGCTCACGCTCGGCAGGGTCATCAGCAAGGCCACGGCCGGGCCGGCGCCCATGCCCAGGGTCATCATGGTTTGTACGATAGGGATCTCGGCTGCTGTAGGAATCACAAACAGCGTGCCGACAATCGCCAGCGGCACCAGCCATACCAGGCTGTTGGCCATGGCCCCGTCCACGTGGGGGAACAACCACACCCGCGCCGCGCCCAGCACCAGCACCGCGAGGATGTAGATAGGGATGGTGCTCCAGAACAGTTGCCACAGCGTGCGCAACCAGCGGGTCAGGAACGGTTTGGACTCTGCGGCGCTGACTTCGGCCACAGCATCCAGCGCCGCTTCCGGCACTTGGTCCGGGCGTGCGATGCGCTGCGCCACCAGCGAAACGCCCACCACCAGCACGATGCCCGCCACCAGCCGCAACGCGGTAAAGCCCCAGCCCAGCACAAAGCCCATGAACACCAGGGTGGCTGGATTGAGCACCGGGTTGGCGATCCAGAACGCCAGCGCCGCACCCACCGAGACCTGTTGGCGCCGCATGCCCGCCGCCACCGGTGCCGCGCAGCAACTGCACATCATGCCCGGCAAGGCGAACAGCCCGCCACGCACGGTCGAGCCCAGCCCGGCACGGCCGAACAGGCGCAGCAGCCAGTCGCGGGGGATCAGCACTTGCAGCAAGGAACCGAGGATTACCGCCAGCACAGCCGCTTTCCAGATCGCCAGGAAGTAAACCTGGGCGTAGGCCAGCGCCGCCGCCAGGGGCGAACTTTGCTGATCATTGAGAATCGAGGCGCCGATGCTGTGGTTATCCGCCGCCACAAACGCTTTGAAGTAGTAGGGCGACCATTTCACGTAGTAGAGGCCGACGCAGGCGACCAGCAGGAACAGCGCGGGTTTGCACCAGAATGACCAGCCCCGGGCGGGCTGGATGGAGGCAGGGTTGGACATGGTGATGATCCGTAGATGAGTCAATAGCGGCGCATCATACGCTCTCAGCTGTCAGCACTCACCTGTGTAGGTTCCGGGCAGGTCTGTTCGCCGTCGTTCAAGCCTTGTTTGTAGTTGCGGCTCAGCAGCGAGGCCTTGCCGTTGTGCCAGGTCAGTGTCAGTACATACAAGGTGTCGTAGTCGCTGCCGGACCAGTCGTCGGTGATGGTGTGTTTTTCACCGGAGGCTTCACTTGCCACTTTGTTGATCAACTCCGGCAGATAGCCGTGTGACCAGGCCGTGTAGATGGTGGCATTGTGATATTTGTCTTCGACCAGTTCATCAGCCAGGTCGCTGGTGTCGTTTGCCGAGAACTTGATATTCACCGGCAGGCCCAACTTGATGGCGCTGGGGCTGATGGTCATCAAGGGGCGAATGTAGCTATAGGAGTTGTCCAGCTCACCTTCCTCGACATTGCGCGTCGGGTTGGCGGCGAAAACGAAATCGGCCTTGCCGAATTTTTCCGGCAATACCGTCGCCAGGTTCATTGCGCGGTTCAGGCCCTGGCAATTGAGCTGGCCCAGGCCGCCGGCGGGTTTTTCACCGTGGCGCAGGAATACCAGGGTTTGCACGCCGTCCACGGGCTGGGCGCGGCTTTCACGGGCGTCGAGGGCGGCGACCATGGCGCCGCTGACCAGCAGCAGCGGCAGCATGATGTAGGCGTAGTGGCTAAGGCGTTGCACAAGGCGCAGAGGCTTGATCTTCATGGTCGGTTCGAGTCTTCGTGCGTCACGTTAAGGCGGACAAGCCTGGCCCCGATGACGCCGGGGGCGTCTTGCGGTGTTCCCTGTCGAAATAGCGAGGTGCCTCCATTCACCGTGAGCGCTCTTAAGAGTGCGCGAGGGCGTATTGGTTCGCCCTCGCGGGATAATAGCCAGCGGATATTGCGTATTGATGACCCATGCAGGACAGCGTCCAGATGACTATGATGGGTACTTTCTGCCCCAGGGACCGCCCGATGAACTCACTCGCTGACTTTCCGATCCACAGCAAATGGCCTGCCCAACACCCTGAGCGCCTGCAGCTGTACTCGCTACCCACGCCCAACGGCGTCAAGGTTTCGATCATGCTTGAAGAATTGGGCCTGCCTTATGAGGCGCACAAGGTCAGCTTCGACACGCAGGACCAGTTGTCCCCCGAGTTTCTGTCCCTGAACCCCAACAACAAAATTCCCGCGATCATCGACCCCAATGGCCCGTCCGGCCGGCCGCTGGCGCTGTTTGAGTCCGGCGCGATCCTGATCTACCTGGCCGAGAAAACCAGCCAGTTGCTCTCCGAAGATCCGGCGACACGTTATGAAACGATTCAGTGGCTGATGTTCCAGATGGGCGGCATCGGTCCGATGTTTGGCCAACTGGGGTTCTTCAACAAATTTGCCGGCAAAGCCTACGAAGACAAACGCCCGCGCGACCGCTACGCCGCCGAATCGCGCCGCCTGCTGCAAGTGCTGGAAAAACGTCTGCTGGGGCGCACCTGGATCATGGGCGATGACTACAGCATCGCCGATATCGCCACTTTCCCCTGGATCCGCAACCTGATCGGCTTCTACGAATCGGGCGATCTGGTGGGCATCGCCGACTTCCCCAATGTACTGCGCGCGCTGGATGGGTTTATCGCTCGACCGGCGGTGATCCGTGGCCTGAATATTCCGAGCTGAA
This region of Pseudomonas asgharzadehiana genomic DNA includes:
- a CDS encoding glutathione S-transferase N-terminal domain-containing protein, with the translated sequence MNSLADFPIHSKWPAQHPERLQLYSLPTPNGVKVSIMLEELGLPYEAHKVSFDTQDQLSPEFLSLNPNNKIPAIIDPNGPSGRPLALFESGAILIYLAEKTSQLLSEDPATRYETIQWLMFQMGGIGPMFGQLGFFNKFAGKAYEDKRPRDRYAAESRRLLQVLEKRLLGRTWIMGDDYSIADIATFPWIRNLIGFYESGDLVGIADFPNVLRALDGFIARPAVIRGLNIPS
- a CDS encoding permease produces the protein MSNPASIQPARGWSFWCKPALFLLVACVGLYYVKWSPYYFKAFVAADNHSIGASILNDQQSSPLAAALAYAQVYFLAIWKAAVLAVILGSLLQVLIPRDWLLRLFGRAGLGSTVRGGLFALPGMMCSCCAAPVAAGMRRQQVSVGAALAFWIANPVLNPATLVFMGFVLGWGFTALRLVAGIVLVVGVSLVAQRIARPDQVPEAALDAVAEVSAAESKPFLTRWLRTLWQLFWSTIPIYILAVLVLGAARVWLFPHVDGAMANSLVWLVPLAIVGTLFVIPTAAEIPIVQTMMTLGMGAGPAVALLMTLPSVSLPSLLMLRKDFDARVLVTVAGLTMLVGVVCGLIGAAIL